In Engraulis encrasicolus isolate BLACKSEA-1 chromosome 24, IST_EnEncr_1.0, whole genome shotgun sequence, a single genomic region encodes these proteins:
- the morn4 gene encoding MORN repeat-containing protein 4 encodes MTLTRGSFSYSSGEEYHGEWKEGRRHGLGQLKFADGTCYRGQFENGLFHGCGILIFPDGSRYEGDFVQGKFQGVGIFSRFDGMKFEGEFKCGRVEGYGLLTFPDGTHGVPRNEGLFENNKLLKREKSQAVVQRAQGSAAKARTLTV; translated from the exons ATGACGCTCACAAGGGGATCGTTCAGCTATTCTAGTGGCGAGGAGTACCATGGAGAGTGGAAAGAAG GGAGGCGTCATGGCCTTGGGCAGCTGAAGTTTGCTGATGGCACCTGCTACAGGGGTCAGTTTGAGAATGGCCTTTTCCACGGCTGCGGCATCCTCATATTCCCCGATGGATCCAG GTATGAGGGAGATTTTGTTCAAGGCAAATTTCAGGGTGTGGGAATCTTCAGTCGTTTTGATGGGATGAAGTTTGAGGGTGAATTCAAATGTGGACGCGTGGAAGGATATG GTCTGCTGACGTTCCCAGACGGAACCCATGGTGTGCCACGGAACGAGGGCCTGTTCGAGAACAACAAGCTGCTGAAGCGAGAGAAGAGCCAGGCGGTGGTGCAGAGGGCGCAGGGCTCGGCCGCCAAAGCCCGCACCCTCACCGTATGA